The Deinococcus multiflagellatus genome includes a region encoding these proteins:
- a CDS encoding FKBP-type peptidyl-prolyl cis-trans isomerase yields MNITQDKVVELDYTLTVDGEVIDQSESGEPLTYLHGHSNIIPGLERALEGKAAGDSLQVTVAPEDGYGERDEDNVEELSLEDFEDDVEVGATYYAQAEDGSVMPFTVMAVEGDRVQVDFNPPLAGMTLNFDVKVVSVRDATPEELEHGHAHADGDHQHD; encoded by the coding sequence GTCGTCGAACTCGACTACACGCTCACCGTGGACGGCGAAGTGATTGACCAGAGCGAAAGCGGCGAGCCGCTGACCTACCTGCACGGCCACAGCAACATCATCCCGGGCCTGGAACGCGCCCTGGAAGGCAAGGCGGCGGGCGACAGCCTGCAGGTCACCGTGGCCCCCGAAGATGGCTACGGCGAGCGCGACGAGGACAATGTCGAGGAACTGTCGCTGGAAGACTTCGAGGACGATGTGGAAGTGGGCGCCACCTACTACGCCCAGGCCGAAGACGGCAGCGTGATGCCCTTTACCGTGATGGCCGTGGAAGGCGACCGCGTGCAGGTGGACTTTAACCCCCCCCTGGCCGGCATGACCCTGAACTTCGACGTGAAGGTGGTCAGCGTGCGCGACGCCACCCCCGAGGAACTGGAGCACGGCCACGCCCACGCCGACGGCGATCACCAGCACGACTGA
- a CDS encoding HD domain-containing protein: protein MPHRTLSARIRRKVNGYRAKARRLWRSMSPEDAQPDDAWAQRHLTGAEARVYQSMDPRDREHACRVARHLLREHPQVDSELVAAALLHDCGKSLRPYYLWERVAVGLIPNRLTRLLPPVGALGIRAHHPELGARLLAHAGARPRVARLVARHHHPGGDPDAALLHLYDDQE from the coding sequence ATGCCGCACCGCACCCTCAGCGCCCGCATTCGCCGCAAGGTGAATGGCTACCGCGCCAAGGCCCGTCGGCTGTGGCGCTCCATGAGTCCCGAAGACGCCCAGCCCGACGACGCCTGGGCCCAGCGCCACCTGACCGGCGCCGAGGCCCGCGTGTACCAGAGCATGGACCCCCGTGACCGCGAGCACGCCTGCCGCGTGGCCCGCCACCTGCTGCGCGAGCACCCGCAGGTGGACAGCGAACTGGTGGCCGCCGCCCTGCTGCACGACTGCGGCAAAAGCCTGCGCCCCTACTACCTGTGGGAGCGCGTGGCCGTGGGCCTGATTCCCAACCGCCTGACCCGCCTGCTGCCGCCCGTGGGCGCCCTGGGTATCCGCGCCCACCACCCCGAACTGGGCGCCCGCCTGCTGGCCCACGCCGGTGCCCGCCCCCGCGTGGCCCGCCTGGTGGCCCGCCACCACCACCCCGGCGGCGACCCGGACGCCGCACTGCTGCATCTGTACGACGATCAGGAGTGA